A genomic window from Camelina sativa cultivar DH55 chromosome 2, Cs, whole genome shotgun sequence includes:
- the LOC104733998 gene encoding uncharacterized protein LOC104733998, translating into MCLVCLCDEEEIELGRQQAPGSCPYCGGKVQMLDVERKWMFCFVPLCFKIKRKYLCSSCDRRLVLYH; encoded by the coding sequence atgtgTCTGGTGTGTTTATGTGATGAGGAAGAGATAGAGTTAGGGAGGCAACAAGCACCTGGATCGTGTCCGTATTGTGGAGGTAAGGTGCAAATGCTTGATGTCGAAAGAAAATGGATGTTCTGTTTCGTTCCTCTTTGTTTCAAGATCAAGAGAAAGTACTTGTGTTCTTCTTGCGATCGTCGTCTCGTTTTGtatcattaa